A genome region from Candidatus Abyssobacteria bacterium SURF_5 includes the following:
- a CDS encoding amidohydrolase, translating into MIVDVHVHVYDEGWIPQAFMRGLGEVVAANVAKSTGEFPDPDILLRGAVKQLKDPEGDLLLADMDEAGVDVSVIFPVDYALGAQEPCSGASECVPIATQNQIFSRISAKHGKRLVHFVGIDPRRKDAAKQVEIGVTEQGARGVKLHPTAGFYPDNPICHPVYRKAQELGVPVLFHTGTQPVPMKAKYARPVFIDSVAADFPDLKIVMAHVGLCWWEEAIALAGTKWNLYVDFSGWQRTFTLHPDKFYGMLRTALDEIGPWRVMFGTDNPYLKLVLPTRQWIDAVKDAPKSHISFSQEEIDIILGQAAAKLLKL; encoded by the coding sequence ATGATTGTCGATGTGCATGTTCATGTGTATGACGAAGGATGGATACCGCAGGCCTTCATGCGCGGATTGGGAGAGGTCGTTGCGGCCAATGTCGCCAAGAGCACCGGCGAATTCCCCGACCCCGATATCTTGCTGCGCGGCGCGGTCAAACAGTTGAAAGACCCGGAGGGCGATCTGCTGCTCGCTGATATGGATGAGGCTGGTGTCGACGTTTCCGTGATCTTTCCGGTCGACTACGCCCTCGGCGCGCAAGAGCCTTGTTCCGGCGCATCGGAATGCGTTCCGATCGCGACGCAAAACCAGATTTTCAGCCGGATTTCAGCCAAACACGGAAAGCGCCTGGTCCATTTCGTCGGAATCGATCCCAGGCGAAAGGATGCCGCGAAGCAGGTCGAAATCGGAGTCACCGAGCAGGGCGCTCGCGGAGTGAAACTGCATCCAACCGCCGGCTTTTACCCCGACAATCCCATCTGCCACCCGGTGTACCGCAAGGCCCAGGAGCTTGGTGTTCCCGTCCTCTTCCATACCGGGACCCAGCCGGTGCCGATGAAGGCCAAATATGCGCGGCCGGTTTTCATCGATAGTGTCGCCGCTGATTTTCCCGACCTGAAGATCGTCATGGCGCACGTCGGCCTCTGCTGGTGGGAAGAGGCGATTGCGCTCGCGGGAACCAAGTGGAATCTGTACGTCGATTTCTCAGGATGGCAGCGAACATTCACGCTGCATCCGGACAAGTTTTATGGAATGCTGCGCACGGCGCTCGATGAAATAGGGCCGTGGAGAGTAATGTTCGGGACCGACAACCCGTACCTCAAGCTCGTGCTGCCAACCCGGCAATGGATCGATGCCGTCAAGGATGCGCCCAAATCCCATATTTCATTCAGTCAGGAGGAAATCGATATCATTCTGGGGCAGGCGGCGGCAAAATTGCTGAAACTGTAA
- a CDS encoding amidohydrolase, with protein MIIDAHVHLNDHRWRPAAFKRGLGRIISASLAKYSGEFADPDELVKGADEQFTDPTGELCIADMDEAGVNVSVITTVDYAMGDDEPCSGDPYCLPISDVNRIFGDIAAKHPKRFVHLVAVDPRRKDAAKELERGVTEQGARGLKLHPTTGFYPDDPICHPLYEKARELDVPVLFHTGTQPAPMKAKFARPVFVDSAAADFPEVKMVMAHVGHCWWEEALALAGTKWNLYVDISGWQREFLYHPDRFYHMFRCALDEIGPYRVMYGTDNPYLQLVLASKRWLAAVQDAVNCGEYSFSKEEIEIVTGAAAQKLYKI; from the coding sequence ATGATCATTGATGCACATGTCCATTTGAATGATCACCGGTGGAGACCGGCCGCATTCAAGCGAGGCCTCGGACGCATAATCTCCGCAAGCCTCGCGAAATACAGCGGAGAGTTTGCCGACCCCGACGAACTGGTAAAAGGCGCCGACGAACAGTTCACCGATCCGACGGGTGAATTATGCATAGCGGACATGGACGAAGCCGGCGTAAATGTTTCCGTCATCACCACGGTCGATTATGCGATGGGCGACGATGAGCCGTGCTCAGGCGATCCCTATTGCCTGCCAATCTCCGATGTGAATCGCATCTTCGGAGATATCGCCGCAAAACATCCAAAACGCTTCGTCCATCTTGTCGCGGTCGACCCGCGCCGCAAGGATGCCGCGAAAGAGCTCGAGCGCGGGGTGACTGAGCAGGGCGCCCGCGGACTCAAGCTTCATCCCACCACCGGATTCTATCCCGATGACCCCATCTGTCATCCACTCTATGAGAAAGCGCGCGAGCTCGACGTGCCGGTACTCTTTCATACCGGCACCCAGCCGGCGCCCATGAAAGCCAAGTTCGCGCGTCCCGTTTTCGTCGACAGCGCCGCCGCCGACTTCCCGGAAGTCAAAATGGTTATGGCGCACGTCGGCCATTGCTGGTGGGAAGAAGCGCTCGCGCTCGCCGGAACAAAATGGAACCTCTATGTCGACATCTCCGGCTGGCAAAGAGAATTCCTCTACCATCCGGACAGGTTCTATCACATGTTCAGGTGCGCGCTCGATGAGATCGGGCCGTATCGCGTGATGTACGGGACCGATAACCCGTATCTGCAACTCGTCCTAGCCTCAAAGAGATGGCTTGCTGCCGTTCAGGATGCTGTCAATTGCGGGGAGTATTCTTTCAGCAAAGAAGAGATCGAGATAGTCACCGGCGCGGCCGCGCAGAAGCTATACAAGATATAG
- a CDS encoding class I SAM-dependent methyltransferase has translation MKSVPQDIYSVVARFYDHVELYRKRRDISFFVEMARESGGPVLEIGCGTGRILIPTARAGIETVGLDISASMLAVCREKLARESKEVQERAWLVQADMRSFDLGQRFRLITTPFRPFQHLLNVADQRSCLASVREHLAEDGKLILDLFNPDVRRLAHLIDSPEPHREEEPEFTMPDGSRVTRRITVSSGGALNQILDLELNHDVTYPDGRTETLSQRFSTRYFFRFEVEHLLELSGFRIENVYADYDKSPLGSTYPGELIFIATRKK, from the coding sequence ATGAAATCTGTCCCGCAAGATATCTACTCAGTTGTGGCCCGGTTTTACGACCACGTCGAGCTTTATCGCAAGCGCCGCGACATCTCTTTTTTCGTGGAAATGGCTCGCGAATCGGGCGGACCCGTTCTCGAAATCGGCTGCGGCACCGGCCGAATTCTGATTCCCACCGCGCGCGCGGGAATCGAAACAGTCGGGCTTGATATTTCCGCCTCGATGCTCGCGGTCTGCCGCGAGAAACTTGCTCGCGAGTCGAAAGAGGTGCAGGAGCGCGCTTGGCTCGTGCAGGCGGATATGCGATCCTTCGATTTGGGCCAAAGATTCCGCCTGATCACCACGCCGTTCCGCCCGTTTCAGCACCTCCTCAATGTCGCCGACCAGCGTTCCTGTCTCGCAAGTGTTCGCGAGCATCTCGCCGAGGATGGCAAATTGATCCTCGATCTGTTTAATCCTGACGTCAGACGACTGGCTCATCTTATCGACAGTCCTGAGCCGCATCGGGAAGAAGAGCCCGAATTCACCATGCCCGACGGCAGCCGAGTGACGCGCCGCATCACGGTCAGCTCCGGCGGGGCCTTGAATCAAATTCTCGATCTCGAGTTAAACCACGACGTCACCTATCCCGACGGCCGCACCGAAACCCTGAGCCAGCGCTTTTCCACCCGCTACTTCTTCAGGTTTGAAGTCGAGCACCTGCTCGAGCTCTCGGGTTTTCGCATCGAAAATGTTTATGCCGATTATGACAAGAGCCCCCTCGGCTCCACGTATCCCGGCGAACTCATCTTTATAGCGACACGCAAGAAATGA
- a CDS encoding GNAT family N-acetyltransferase, with translation MFKIRSLNEDDREWLISFVSQSWGSTRIISRGRTYDVVLLPGYVGTINGQRVSLATYHIKNKECEMVTLESGVEGIGIGSALIEAVKGAAVSAGCRRLWLVTSNDNTNALRFYQKRGFHLVAVYPNAIDRARKLKPEIPLIGADGIRIRDELELEIVFPDS, from the coding sequence TTGTTCAAGATCAGAAGCCTGAATGAGGACGATCGCGAGTGGCTGATCTCTTTTGTCTCGCAAAGCTGGGGCTCAACCAGAATCATCTCCCGCGGCAGAACTTATGACGTAGTCCTCCTGCCGGGTTACGTGGGGACGATCAATGGTCAGCGGGTCAGCCTCGCAACCTATCATATTAAAAATAAAGAGTGCGAGATGGTGACCCTCGAAAGCGGCGTCGAGGGAATAGGCATAGGATCGGCGTTGATCGAGGCCGTAAAGGGTGCGGCGGTCTCAGCGGGATGCAGGCGCCTCTGGCTCGTTACCTCCAATGATAACACGAACGCCTTGCGCTTCTACCAGAAGCGCGGATTTCATCTGGTCGCGGTCTACCCAAATGCGATTGACCGTGCCCGCAAGCTGAAGCCCGAGATCCCGCTCATCGGCGCGGACGGAATCAGGATCCGCGATGAACTGGAACTGGAAATCGTGTTTCCGGATTCCTGA
- a CDS encoding AMP nucleosidase: protein MGKNSRSSAEALREKIGRDSLERYTNSPVAEFQPFILLTNFSHYMTLFNEASGRATCRGSLMEVCHWPEEQISILNFGVGSPMAALVIDLLAFVDPLAILMLGMCGGLRKKHRLGDFFNTVAAIRDEGTSNHYMPPGVPALASFTVQKAVTTEVEAAKRFYHTGVVHTTNYRMWEFDDDFRAALEREKVSGIEMECATLFSAGFSRNLNVGALLLISDLPRTRRGIKTKESSKRVFKEYAQPHLEIGINVMRRLREMERGLLKKQW, encoded by the coding sequence ATGGGAAAAAATTCACGTTCATCGGCGGAGGCATTGCGGGAGAAAATCGGCCGGGATTCGCTGGAGCGTTACACGAACAGTCCGGTCGCGGAATTTCAGCCGTTTATTTTGCTGACCAATTTTTCCCATTACATGACGCTTTTCAATGAGGCGTCCGGGAGAGCCACATGCCGGGGCTCGCTTATGGAGGTCTGTCACTGGCCGGAGGAGCAAATCTCGATCTTGAATTTCGGCGTGGGGTCTCCGATGGCTGCGCTGGTGATAGACCTGCTGGCGTTTGTCGATCCGCTTGCGATCCTGATGCTCGGCATGTGCGGCGGATTGCGGAAGAAACACCGTCTCGGCGACTTCTTCAATACGGTGGCCGCGATAAGGGACGAAGGCACGTCGAATCATTACATGCCGCCAGGAGTACCCGCCCTTGCATCGTTTACGGTACAGAAGGCGGTTACAACGGAGGTGGAGGCGGCCAAGCGTTTTTATCATACGGGCGTGGTGCACACTACCAACTACCGCATGTGGGAATTCGATGACGACTTCAGGGCTGCACTCGAACGCGAAAAAGTCAGCGGGATCGAGATGGAGTGCGCGACACTGTTCTCGGCGGGGTTCAGCCGGAACCTGAACGTCGGCGCACTACTGCTTATTTCGGATCTGCCGCGGACACGGCGCGGCATCAAGACGAAGGAATCCTCGAAGCGGGTGTTCAAGGAATATGCTCAGCCTCATCTCGAGATTGGAATAAACGTGATGCGGCGACTGCGCGAGATGGAGCGTGGCCTGCTGAAGAAACAGTGGTAG
- a CDS encoding SDR family oxidoreductase, whose protein sequence is MDLYLKNKVALVTGAGSGIGRNTALFLAEEGAKVCCADLFEEKVAETVKMIRDQGGEAMPAVCDVREYRQVTRMLRATLNAYAQVDMLINSAGVAAGGLFADTEPEEWASEININLIGTMNCCRAVIDHMIPRGYGKIVNLASDAGRVGEKRMTVYGAAKGGVIGFTKCLAVEMARFKINVNAVAPGVVRSPMTSYLTDEMAKEWARYYPLRRLGETEDIANMIVFLCSDRTNWMTGQIVSVDGGFSRV, encoded by the coding sequence ATGGATCTTTACCTGAAGAATAAGGTGGCGCTGGTGACGGGAGCGGGATCGGGTATCGGGCGGAACACGGCCTTGTTTCTGGCTGAGGAAGGAGCGAAAGTCTGTTGTGCGGACCTCTTCGAGGAGAAGGTCGCGGAAACGGTCAAGATGATCCGCGATCAGGGCGGCGAGGCGATGCCTGCGGTCTGCGATGTCCGCGAGTATCGGCAGGTCACCCGGATGCTCAGGGCAACTCTTAATGCATACGCGCAGGTGGACATGCTGATTAATAGTGCCGGCGTGGCCGCCGGCGGACTGTTTGCCGATACCGAACCCGAGGAGTGGGCGAGCGAAATCAATATCAATCTTATTGGGACCATGAATTGTTGCAGAGCCGTAATCGACCACATGATCCCGCGCGGATACGGCAAGATCGTCAATCTTGCCTCCGACGCCGGCCGCGTCGGCGAGAAACGGATGACCGTTTACGGGGCGGCCAAGGGCGGAGTCATCGGCTTCACGAAATGCCTGGCGGTCGAAATGGCGCGCTTCAAGATCAATGTCAACGCCGTCGCTCCGGGCGTGGTTCGCAGTCCGATGACCTCGTACCTGACTGATGAAATGGCAAAGGAGTGGGCGCGCTACTATCCGCTGCGGCGGCTGGGCGAGACTGAGGATATCGCAAACATGATTGTCTTCCTTTGCTCCGACCGGACCAACTGGATGACCGGCCAAATCGTCAGCGTCGACGGCGGGTTCTCGCGAGTGTAA